Proteins encoded by one window of Dioscorea cayenensis subsp. rotundata cultivar TDr96_F1 chromosome 20, TDr96_F1_v2_PseudoChromosome.rev07_lg8_w22 25.fasta, whole genome shotgun sequence:
- the LOC120251657 gene encoding guanine nucleotide-binding protein subunit beta-like protein A codes for MADTLVLKGIMEGHSDMVTAIAAPIDNSDMIVSSSRDKSILVWHLSKNSQASGEEPMAHYGVPRRRLTGHSHFVEDVVLSSDGQFALSGSWDGELRLWDLATGVTTRRFVGHTKDVLSVAFSIDNRQIVSASRDRTIKLWNTLGECKYTIQDADSHTGWVSCVRFSPNTFQPSIVSGSWDRTIKVWNLTNCKLKSTLAGHAGYVNAVAVSPDGSLCASGGKDGVTLLWDLAEGKRLYSLDAGAIIHSLCFSPNRYWLCAATQDCVKIWDLESKSIVQDLKPEVTTGKSKLLYCTSLSWSSDGSTLFTGFTDGIIRVYGISRGY; via the exons ATGGCGGACACTCTGGTCCTCAAGGGCATCATGGAAGGCCATTCCGACATGGTCACCGCCATCGCCGCCCCGATTGATAACTCCGACATGATCGTTTCCTCATCTCGTGACAAATCCATCCTCGTCTGGCACCTCTCTAAGAATTCTCAAGCCTCAGGCGAAGAACCTATGGCTCACTATGGCGTCCCGCGCCGCCGCCTCACTGGACATTCCCACTTCGTTGAGGACGTCGTCCTCTCCTCCGACGGCCAATTCGCTCTCTCTGGCTCGTGGGACGGCGAGCTCCGCCTCTGGGACCTCGCCACTGGCGTCACCACCCGCCGCTTCGTTGGCCACACCAAGGATGTGCTTTCTGTCGCCTTCTCCATAGACAACCGCCAGATCGTGTCCGCTTCTCGCGATCGCACCATCAAGCTCTGGAACACTCTCGGTGAGTGCAAGTACACCATCCAGGACGCCGATAGCCATACTGGATGGGTCTCGTGTGTGCGCTTTAGCCCTAACACCTTCCAGCCGAGCATCGTCTCCGGATCCTGGGATCGCACTATCAAGGTCTGGAACCTCACCAATTGCAAGCTGAAGAGTACCCTCGCCGGCCATGCGGGCTATGTGAACGCTGTTGCTGTTAGCCCGGATGGCTCCCTCTGTGCAAGCGGTGGGAAGGATGGCGTGACCTTGCTATGGGATCTGGCTGAGGGGAAGAGACTCTACTCGCTTGACGCTGGAGCCATTATTCATTCCCTCTGCTTCAGCCCTAACAGGTACTGGCTATGTGCTGCCACTCAGGATTGCGTTAAAATCTGGGACCTCGAGAGCAAGTCCATCGTGCAGGATCTCAAGCCTGAGGTTACTACTGGCAAGAGCAAG TTACTGTACTGCACGAGTTTGAGCTGGAGCTCTGATGGGAGCACATTGTTCACTGGCTTCACCGACGGTATCATTAGGGTTTATGGAATTTCTCGTGGGTACTAG
- the LOC120251756 gene encoding ribulose bisphosphate carboxylase small chain, chloroplastic-like, translating into MASSVMVSSTTAMSRAIPTQSSVAPFTGLKSAAAFPVTRKDKTDFSHLPNNGGRVQCMKVWPIEGKKKFETLSYLPSLTDDELLKQIAYLLRSGWVPCIEFCKIGFVYRKYHSSPGYYDGRYWTMWKLPMFGCTDAVQVLKEVRECEKEYPDAFNRIIGFDNVRQVQCISFITYKPPGFTEFER; encoded by the exons ATGGCCTCCTCCGTGATGGTCTCCTCCACCACAGCCATGTCCCGGGCCATTCCGACTCAATCCTCGGTTGCACCTTTCACCGGGCTTAAGTCCGCCGCTGCTTTCCCTGTCACCCGCAAGGACAAGACTGACTTTTCCCACCTCCCTAACAATGGTGGCCGTGTCCAATGCATGAAG GTGTGGCCAATTGAAGGCAAGAAGAAGTTTGAGACTCTCTCATACCTTCCTTCCCTCACTGACGACGAGCTCCTCAAGCAAATTGCCTACTTGCTCCGCAGCGGATGGGTTCCTTGCATAGAGTTCTGCAAG ATTGGGTTTGTCTACCGTAAGTACCACAGTTCTCCGGGATACTACGATGGTCGATACTGGACAATGTGGAAGTTGCCCATGTTTGGGTGCACAGACGCCGTCCAAGTTTTGAAAGAGGTTCGTGAGTGTGAGAAGGAGTACCCAGATGCCTTCAATCGAATCATTGGCTTTGACAACGTCCGCCAAGTCCAATGCATTAGCTTCATTACCTATAAGCCCCCAGGTTTCACTGAATTCGAACGCTAG